A genomic region of Methanothermobacter thermautotrophicus str. Delta H contains the following coding sequences:
- a CDS encoding methyltransferase domain-containing protein: MRFRVTPYHGNLLGDHERLAAFREAISSRARGLTYDLGAGSGILSFFASEYADRVIAIERDPKIAACAGENLSGLDNVSVVNEDALHYEFSAADTIICEMLDTALIDEEQVPVLRRALKFLRNDGTVIPQAVFNAAEPVTVNFENIMYDENLSQPSSGPMRVYDRVEFRGNLPEIFRGSLKLQASSPFNAIRIISFTLTAPGIICGPTPMMNPPLIIPLEETGDKGEVEIKLSYRMGGGLDSVEASII, from the coding sequence ATGAGATTCAGGGTCACACCGTATCACGGAAACCTTCTGGGGGATCATGAACGCCTCGCAGCCTTCCGCGAGGCCATATCATCCAGGGCCAGGGGCCTCACCTATGACCTCGGGGCAGGCAGCGGGATCCTCTCATTCTTTGCTTCAGAGTATGCTGATCGTGTCATTGCAATTGAAAGGGACCCAAAGATAGCTGCATGTGCAGGGGAGAACCTATCAGGTCTGGATAACGTCAGTGTTGTCAACGAGGACGCCCTGCACTATGAATTCAGTGCGGCTGACACGATCATATGTGAGATGCTTGACACAGCACTCATAGATGAGGAGCAGGTCCCGGTTCTAAGGAGGGCCCTAAAGTTCCTGAGGAATGATGGGACTGTAATACCACAGGCAGTCTTCAATGCAGCAGAACCCGTCACCGTGAACTTTGAAAACATCATGTATGATGAAAATCTTTCACAACCATCATCAGGTCCAATGAGGGTTTATGACCGGGTCGAGTTCAGGGGGAACCTCCCTGAGATTTTCAGGGGTTCATTGAAGCTGCAGGCATCGAGTCCCTTCAACGCTATCAGAATAATATCCTTTACCCTGACGGCTCCTGGAATCATATGCGGTCCCACACCCATGATGAACCCCCCGCTCATCATACCCCTCGAGGAGACCGGAGATAAAGGTGAGGTCGAGATAAAACTTTCATACAGGATGGGTGGCGGCCTTGATTCAGTTGAAGCATCCATCATATGA
- the nikR gene encoding nickel-responsive transcriptional regulator NikR: MMRISMSLPKKLLNEFDEVLRDRGYQSRSKGIRDALKDYIVRYQWMNEMEGERIGIIAVIYDHHYTGVMEDLADIQHDYREYINAVMHVHMTERHCLEVIVVKGDVAKIRELTEKMMRLKGVEHVRLTSTSTEQKIEHEH; the protein is encoded by the coding sequence ATGATGAGAATAAGCATGTCTCTGCCAAAAAAGCTCTTGAATGAATTTGATGAAGTTCTAAGGGATCGTGGCTACCAGTCAAGATCAAAGGGCATAAGAGACGCCCTTAAGGACTACATTGTAAGGTACCAGTGGATGAATGAAATGGAAGGTGAGCGAATCGGTATTATTGCTGTGATCTATGACCACCACTACACAGGGGTCATGGAGGACCTTGCAGACATACAGCACGACTACCGTGAATACATCAACGCTGTTATGCACGTACACATGACCGAAAGACACTGCCTTGAGGTCATAGTGGTTAAGGGAGATGTTGCAAAGATAAGGGAACTCACCGAGAAGATGATGAGGCTCAAGGGCGTTGAACACGTGAGGCTCACCAGCACATCAACCGAACAGAAAATAGAACATGAGCACTGA
- a CDS encoding CBS domain-containing protein, with protein MKVKEAMNPEIITVSPETRPLEAFEKMYKHGVRRLFVLEDDGKPVGVVSYTDLIGVLGTIKPDSEHPERDLKVRDIMVDEVITISADDNIEDAANLMLRADISGLLVMDDERPVGVITKTDICRLVAAEILVPS; from the coding sequence ATGAAGGTTAAAGAAGCCATGAACCCTGAGATAATAACTGTGAGCCCCGAGACAAGGCCCCTCGAGGCCTTCGAGAAGATGTACAAACATGGAGTCAGGAGACTGTTCGTACTCGAAGATGATGGTAAACCTGTGGGTGTGGTATCCTACACTGACCTAATAGGAGTTCTTGGAACCATAAAACCCGACAGTGAACACCCTGAGAGGGACCTTAAGGTGAGGGACATCATGGTGGATGAGGTGATAACCATCTCCGCAGATGACAACATAGAGGACGCCGCCAACCTCATGCTGAGGGCTGATATATCAGGACTCCTTGTAATGGATGATGAAAGACCTGTGGGAGTCATAACAAAAACTGACATATGCCGGCTGGTTGCAGCTGAGATACTGGTTCCCTCCTGA
- a CDS encoding phenylalanine--tRNA ligase subunit alpha, protein MMDLDRIIDQLHIYEKKVLKAFEGSDKPLKPEEIAESQKIDIKSVMSASGALESRGFVRVMKDADEVVSLTEDGESCAREGLPERRLIEALKGEEELEMSELSRRAGLDKKEAGIGIGWLMRKGWGRISQGMVSAVSDETPERGADERLLELLLERGSVRIRELPDELRGALKDLKGRKGIVDIRKIKRHTIELTTEGRKLLERGIEIVEEATQVTHEHLKSGAWRKLHYRGYNIDAEYPLVYPGKMHPLRRIIDEIRSIFLKLGFTESRGPIVESAFWNFDCLFQPQDHAAREMQDTFYVKNPAVTDLPCEDLVRAVQDAHETGGSTGSEGWQYEWDRDVARQSVLRTHTTCVSARFLSENEPPLKMFSVGRVFRRETITYKHLPEFHQVEGIVAGDEVNFRNLLGILREFYRKLGFEVRFRPAYFPYTYLSTECEIYLPEKKSWIELGGAGMFRPEVLEPLGVETPVAAFGLGIERLAMIRFDIKDIRMLYQSDLGWLRGLPVTGDLEL, encoded by the coding sequence ATGATGGATCTTGACAGGATCATTGACCAGCTTCACATTTACGAGAAGAAGGTTCTGAAAGCATTCGAAGGCTCAGATAAACCATTAAAGCCTGAAGAAATAGCAGAATCCCAGAAAATTGATATAAAATCTGTCATGAGTGCGTCAGGCGCACTTGAATCAAGGGGATTTGTGAGGGTTATGAAGGACGCGGATGAGGTTGTATCCCTCACAGAGGATGGAGAGTCCTGTGCCAGGGAGGGACTTCCTGAGCGCAGACTCATAGAGGCCCTTAAAGGTGAAGAAGAGCTTGAAATGTCAGAACTTTCCAGGAGAGCGGGTCTTGATAAGAAAGAGGCAGGTATTGGTATTGGCTGGCTCATGAGGAAGGGATGGGGGAGGATAAGCCAGGGGATGGTCTCAGCGGTGAGCGATGAAACACCTGAAAGGGGTGCGGATGAGAGGCTGCTGGAACTCTTACTTGAAAGGGGATCCGTGAGGATCAGAGAACTCCCTGATGAACTCAGGGGTGCACTGAAGGATCTGAAGGGACGGAAGGGAATAGTTGATATAAGGAAAATTAAGAGGCATACAATTGAACTCACCACAGAGGGCAGAAAACTCCTTGAAAGGGGAATCGAGATAGTTGAGGAGGCAACACAGGTCACCCATGAACACCTCAAGAGCGGGGCCTGGAGAAAACTCCACTACAGGGGATACAACATTGATGCAGAGTACCCTCTGGTCTACCCTGGAAAGATGCACCCTCTGAGGCGCATAATCGATGAGATAAGGTCAATATTCCTTAAACTTGGATTCACAGAATCAAGGGGCCCCATCGTCGAGTCTGCCTTCTGGAACTTTGACTGCCTCTTCCAGCCCCAGGACCACGCTGCAAGGGAGATGCAGGACACCTTCTATGTTAAAAACCCCGCCGTCACGGATCTCCCCTGTGAGGACCTTGTAAGGGCTGTGCAGGACGCACATGAAACCGGCGGTTCAACAGGATCAGAGGGCTGGCAGTACGAATGGGACAGGGATGTTGCAAGACAGAGCGTGCTCAGGACCCATACGACCTGCGTCTCTGCAAGGTTCCTCAGTGAGAACGAACCGCCCCTCAAGATGTTTTCTGTTGGACGTGTTTTCAGGAGGGAGACCATCACCTACAAGCACCTCCCTGAGTTTCATCAGGTTGAGGGGATCGTTGCAGGGGATGAGGTTAACTTCAGGAATCTTCTGGGTATACTGAGGGAGTTCTACAGGAAACTTGGATTTGAGGTCAGGTTCAGACCGGCCTACTTCCCATACACATACCTATCAACCGAATGTGAAATCTATCTCCCGGAGAAAAAAAGCTGGATAGAGCTTGGTGGGGCCGGGATGTTCAGGCCCGAGGTCCTGGAACCTCTGGGAGTTGAAACACCTGTAGCCGCCTTTGGTCTCGGTATAGAGAGGCTTGCCATGATAAGATTTGATATAAAGGATATAAGGATGCTCTACCAGAGCGACCTCGGATGGCTCAGAGGTCTCCCTGTAACCGGGGACCTGGAGCTTTAG
- a CDS encoding triphosphoribosyl-dephospho-CoA synthase produces MDPLHVSRIAELASVLEVSGYPKPGNVHRTRDFDDMVYEDFLVSGIVTGDTMRLAAERGEKLRDTLDLSTLGLGELILRAVEDTRRWVSTNTNLGIIMLLTPLSAAAGMVDSGDLQGLREQVNRLILQTTSGDAVNLYRAISTAEAGGMGEHDTLDVNDPASQQRIIDENITLFDTLKMSADWDLIARELTSSMPVTFNVGFPVFKGTVEKHGMNRAVVQTFLTILSRFPDTLISRKYGEKIAVEVSEEASDIVDRGGVLTAAGLRRVEKFDRKLYRMGWNPGTTADLTASSVMVGLLDYYSELG; encoded by the coding sequence ATGGATCCCCTCCATGTTTCAAGGATAGCAGAACTGGCCTCTGTCCTTGAGGTCAGCGGATACCCGAAACCAGGCAATGTCCACAGGACCCGTGACTTCGATGATATGGTCTACGAGGACTTCCTCGTGAGCGGGATAGTCACAGGTGATACCATGAGACTGGCAGCAGAGAGGGGGGAGAAACTGAGGGATACTCTTGACCTTTCGACCCTCGGGCTGGGAGAGCTCATACTCAGGGCGGTTGAGGACACCAGGAGGTGGGTTTCAACCAATACAAACCTTGGTATCATAATGCTGCTCACACCCCTCTCAGCAGCCGCAGGGATGGTTGACAGCGGGGATCTCCAGGGACTCAGGGAGCAGGTAAACCGTCTTATACTTCAGACAACATCAGGGGACGCTGTTAACCTCTACAGGGCCATTTCAACTGCGGAGGCCGGTGGAATGGGTGAACATGACACCCTCGACGTTAATGACCCTGCTTCACAGCAGAGGATAATCGATGAGAACATCACCCTCTTTGACACCCTCAAGATGTCAGCTGACTGGGACCTCATTGCAAGGGAGTTAACGTCCAGCATGCCGGTTACATTCAACGTCGGCTTCCCGGTCTTTAAGGGAACCGTGGAGAAGCATGGCATGAACCGGGCCGTGGTCCAGACATTCCTGACCATACTTTCAAGATTCCCCGACACACTGATATCCAGGAAGTATGGCGAGAAGATCGCCGTGGAGGTTTCAGAGGAAGCCTCAGACATCGTTGATAGGGGAGGTGTGCTCACTGCAGCGGGTCTCAGGAGGGTTGAGAAATTTGACAGGAAGCTCTACCGGATGGGATGGAACCCCGGGACAACCGCGGATCTCACAGCTTCCTCTGTCATGGTTGGATTACTTGATTACTACTCAGAACTGGGTTGA
- the hemB gene encoding porphobilinogen synthase — MEFPTKRMRRLRKSPQIRNILRETRLHPSDLIYPMFVSEKLGRGDVEAIDTMPGQFRYSVDDAVSEASRLEDEGLSSVLIFGMPSAKDELASAAHDPHGVVQRTVRRLKEETDLVVMTDVCLCQYTSHGHCGIVVDGEIVNDETLEVLSRIALSHAEAGADVVAPSDMMDGRVAAIRRSLDDAGFQDTLIMSYAVKYASAFYAPFRGAVSSAPAFGDRRSYQMDPANIDEALIEAELDLREGADILMVKPALAYLDVIGKVRERFSVPLAAYNVSGEYSMLKAAIKSGYLTDEAIYESILSIKRAGADLIISHFAPDLLGVI, encoded by the coding sequence ATGGAGTTTCCCACAAAAAGGATGCGAAGGTTACGTAAGAGTCCACAGATAAGGAATATCCTTAGAGAAACACGGCTGCACCCATCGGATCTCATATACCCCATGTTTGTGAGTGAAAAACTTGGAAGGGGTGATGTGGAGGCCATAGATACAATGCCAGGCCAGTTCAGGTACTCTGTGGATGATGCGGTTTCCGAGGCATCCAGACTTGAGGATGAGGGACTATCATCCGTACTCATATTCGGAATGCCATCAGCCAAGGATGAGCTCGCCTCAGCAGCCCATGACCCCCACGGTGTTGTGCAGAGGACTGTGAGGAGGCTCAAGGAGGAAACAGACCTTGTGGTCATGACTGATGTCTGCCTATGCCAGTACACCAGCCATGGGCACTGCGGTATCGTCGTGGATGGCGAAATCGTCAACGATGAGACCCTGGAGGTCCTTTCAAGGATAGCCCTATCCCATGCCGAGGCCGGGGCAGACGTGGTGGCCCCATCGGATATGATGGATGGTAGGGTGGCAGCCATAAGGAGGAGCCTTGATGATGCAGGCTTCCAGGACACCCTGATAATGTCCTACGCGGTTAAATATGCTTCAGCATTCTATGCACCATTCCGGGGCGCCGTATCATCGGCCCCTGCCTTCGGTGACAGGAGATCCTATCAGATGGACCCTGCCAACATTGACGAGGCCCTCATTGAGGCTGAACTGGACCTCAGGGAGGGTGCTGATATACTCATGGTGAAACCGGCCCTGGCATACCTTGATGTTATAGGTAAGGTCAGGGAGAGGTTCAGCGTGCCACTTGCAGCATACAACGTCAGTGGCGAGTACTCAATGCTGAAGGCGGCCATAAAGAGCGGATACCTCACTGATGAGGCCATATATGAATCCATATTATCAATAAAACGTGCAGGTGCAGATCTTATAATATCACACTTCGCACCTGATCTCCTGGGGGTGATCTAG
- a CDS encoding 4Fe-4S binding protein, translating into MIDFTDISVAIIRRTFRSRFKLASLTERSVIFRNLVRRLFFEGDDIQVIPRNSSIEINHRIQVPENVALPSEVLRRMILRSRYIFRMDFCICRVSSGCSSYPHDLGCLFLGPGAMRISEKVGRLISAEEALEHIERCQEAGLVHIIGRNRIDSVWLNSGPHDELLSVCSCCECCCLWKMTPLLSEDIASSITPMEGVELKREESSCVLCGRCEEACFTGAIAVGKELEHDARKCLICGRCAERCPEGAIKIIMDPEAVDEAIKRVEVLVDVES; encoded by the coding sequence GTGATTGACTTCACAGATATAAGTGTTGCGATAATAAGGAGGACATTCAGGTCCCGATTTAAACTCGCATCCCTCACAGAAAGGTCTGTGATATTCAGGAACCTCGTAAGGAGACTCTTCTTTGAGGGGGACGATATACAGGTCATACCCAGGAACTCATCCATCGAGATAAACCACCGCATCCAGGTGCCTGAGAATGTCGCCCTCCCATCGGAGGTCCTGAGGAGGATGATACTCCGGTCCAGGTACATCTTCCGGATGGACTTCTGCATATGCAGGGTCTCATCGGGCTGCAGCAGCTACCCCCATGACCTTGGCTGCCTCTTCCTGGGCCCCGGAGCCATGAGGATCTCAGAGAAGGTCGGAAGACTCATATCTGCTGAGGAGGCACTTGAACACATTGAAAGATGCCAGGAGGCAGGACTGGTCCATATAATAGGGAGGAACAGGATAGACTCTGTCTGGCTTAACTCAGGGCCCCATGATGAACTCCTCTCGGTCTGTAGCTGCTGTGAATGCTGCTGTCTCTGGAAGATGACGCCACTCCTCTCTGAGGACATAGCATCCTCCATAACACCAATGGAAGGCGTGGAACTGAAAAGGGAGGAGTCCAGCTGTGTTCTATGCGGTCGCTGTGAGGAGGCCTGCTTCACTGGTGCCATAGCTGTGGGGAAGGAACTGGAGCACGACGCAAGAAAATGCCTCATATGCGGCAGGTGCGCTGAGAGGTGTCCTGAAGGTGCCATAAAGATAATTATGGACCCTGAGGCTGTTGATGAGGCCATAAAACGTGTTGAGGTCCTTGTGGATGTTGAGTCATGA
- a CDS encoding endonuclease III domain-containing protein — MKVLRHIYRFLMELYGPQGWWPLLDRDTMTLRYHPGDYTPPSDDGDVFEVITGSILTQNTSWDSAASALRNLAAMDALKPHRILSLDDAELEAAIRCAGFYRQKVSYLREMAGFFISLEGSTPSRKELLKVRGVGPETADSVLLYAYRKPEFVVDAYTRRILTHLGLIAGDESYHRIKELFERSLEPDFRVFQEYHALIVRHGKSYYRGRVHGDGDPLTEKLGGSRD; from the coding sequence ATGAAGGTGCTCAGGCATATCTACCGTTTCCTCATGGAACTCTACGGGCCCCAGGGATGGTGGCCACTCCTTGATAGGGATACAATGACACTCAGGTACCACCCCGGCGATTACACCCCACCATCAGATGATGGGGATGTCTTTGAGGTCATCACAGGTTCCATACTCACACAGAACACCTCCTGGGACTCTGCTGCATCTGCACTCAGAAACCTTGCGGCAATGGACGCCCTTAAACCCCACAGGATACTCTCCCTGGATGACGCTGAACTTGAGGCGGCCATAAGGTGTGCTGGTTTCTACAGACAGAAGGTCTCATACCTCCGCGAAATGGCAGGGTTCTTCATATCCCTTGAGGGCTCAACACCATCCCGGAAGGAGCTCCTGAAGGTAAGGGGTGTCGGCCCCGAAACCGCGGATTCAGTGCTGCTATATGCCTACAGAAAACCGGAGTTCGTGGTTGATGCATACACAAGGAGGATACTGACCCATCTGGGACTCATAGCCGGTGATGAGAGCTACCACAGAATAAAGGAACTCTTCGAAAGGTCCCTTGAACCCGATTTCAGGGTCTTCCAGGAGTACCATGCCCTTATAGTCAGGCACGGCAAGTCCTACTACAGAGGAAGGGTCCATGGGGATGGCGATCCCCTCACAGAAAAACTGGGTGGTTCACGTGATTGA
- a CDS encoding TIGR00266 family protein: MRYEILHRPSFSMAHIELESGEAIKAETGAMVSMSSNIELQTETGGLLGAFKRSIGGESLFLNTFRAQGRGDVQLAPAYPGDVEVLETTEAIYAQSGAFMAGPEDVEIDTKLGGFKTFFAREGLFLLKIQSSGPVFLSSFGAIYSRELVNERFIVDTGHVVAFTEGLDFSVRKVGGLKSTFLSGEGLVAEFEGTGTVYMQSRSIDSFVGWLTPMLPSRS; the protein is encoded by the coding sequence ATGAGATATGAAATTTTACACAGACCAAGTTTTAGTATGGCTCACATCGAGCTTGAAAGCGGTGAAGCGATAAAGGCTGAGACCGGTGCAATGGTGAGCATGAGCTCAAACATAGAACTTCAGACAGAGACAGGGGGTCTTCTTGGGGCTTTTAAGAGATCCATTGGAGGGGAAAGCCTTTTCCTCAACACCTTCAGGGCACAGGGTAGGGGGGATGTGCAGCTCGCACCGGCCTACCCGGGTGATGTTGAGGTCCTTGAGACAACGGAGGCCATCTATGCCCAGAGCGGCGCATTCATGGCCGGACCAGAAGATGTGGAGATAGACACAAAACTGGGAGGTTTCAAGACCTTCTTTGCAAGGGAGGGATTATTCCTTCTTAAAATCCAGTCCTCAGGACCGGTGTTCCTTTCAAGTTTCGGGGCAATTTACAGCAGGGAACTTGTAAATGAGAGGTTCATAGTGGACACAGGCCACGTTGTAGCCTTCACAGAGGGTCTTGATTTCAGTGTAAGAAAGGTTGGTGGACTTAAAAGTACTTTTCTGAGTGGCGAAGGCCTGGTTGCAGAATTTGAAGGTACAGGAACCGTATACATGCAGAGCCGGAGCATTGATAGCTTCGTTGGATGGTTAACACCCATGCTCCCCTCAAGGAGTTAG
- the aroC gene encoding chorismate synthase, whose amino-acid sequence MFRVTTFGSSHGPAVGAVIDGCPAGLELSEDDIQQELNRRRPGTGALTTPRAESDRVEILSGIFRGRTDGTPIAGIVRNLDADSKSYSNIKNTPRPGHGDYTWRARFRNYDYRGGGRGSGRVTIGHVIGGAVAKKLIGNYGLTVTGHVVQVGDVKADTVSLKRIGEYAESNPVRCADPRAARQMEKVILDARSRGDSVGGVVEVVVLGAPPGLGDPVFSKLDADMARALMGIGSVKGVEIGMGFEVAEHRASEINDEFYLDDDGKVRTTTNTSGGILGGISSGMPITARIAVKPTPSISVPQKTVDLERMEETTIEVRGRHDPCICPRVVPVAEAAVAIVLADHMIRAGFIHPTYIGNE is encoded by the coding sequence ATGTTCAGAGTAACGACCTTCGGATCCAGCCATGGTCCTGCAGTGGGTGCCGTTATCGACGGCTGCCCCGCAGGTCTCGAGCTGAGTGAGGATGACATACAGCAGGAACTTAACAGGAGAAGACCTGGAACCGGCGCCCTGACCACTCCACGGGCTGAATCCGACAGGGTCGAGATACTCTCAGGTATATTCAGGGGAAGAACAGATGGCACTCCAATAGCTGGAATCGTCAGAAACCTGGACGCCGACTCAAAAAGTTACAGCAACATTAAGAATACACCAAGGCCGGGGCACGGCGACTACACCTGGAGGGCGAGGTTCAGGAACTACGACTACCGTGGCGGTGGCCGTGGAAGTGGAAGGGTTACCATTGGGCACGTAATCGGTGGGGCCGTTGCAAAGAAACTCATCGGTAATTATGGTTTGACCGTAACAGGCCACGTTGTACAGGTGGGTGATGTTAAGGCAGACACTGTAAGCCTTAAAAGGATAGGCGAGTATGCTGAGAGCAATCCTGTTCGCTGTGCAGATCCCAGGGCGGCCAGACAGATGGAGAAGGTTATACTTGATGCCCGCAGCAGGGGAGACTCCGTTGGCGGGGTTGTTGAGGTTGTTGTCCTGGGTGCGCCCCCTGGACTCGGCGATCCGGTATTCAGTAAACTCGATGCAGATATGGCCAGGGCCCTCATGGGTATCGGGTCTGTGAAGGGTGTTGAGATCGGGATGGGATTCGAGGTTGCAGAACACCGTGCAAGTGAGATAAACGATGAGTTCTACCTGGATGATGATGGTAAGGTGAGGACAACAACAAACACCTCTGGAGGCATACTTGGAGGAATATCAAGCGGCATGCCAATAACTGCAAGGATAGCAGTAAAGCCCACACCATCCATATCAGTCCCCCAGAAGACCGTTGACCTTGAAAGGATGGAGGAAACAACCATTGAGGTCCGTGGAAGACATGATCCCTGCATCTGCCCCAGGGTTGTGCCTGTTGCAGAGGCTGCGGTTGCAATCGTCCTTGCCGACCATATGATAAGGGCCGGCTTCATCCACCCCACATACATTGGAAACGAATGA
- a CDS encoding threonine/serine ThrE exporter family protein yields the protein MTAELLEFLEELSRALIASGNSVTDTERILWSVAESQGVEVEVSVLPTMIIIKAEGEVSRMGLAAQSPGMMPLHQVTEIYRLTDDVTSRRMEVGEALGELRGILRGSHRFGRYGILLGYLILSIGIALLIQPDPDLVIYSSFFSLIAGSLIVVGYGNRRLSLIMPVLASFTVSGVAFFLINTGAVSGNLTLLVPPLIYFIPGVTLTTGIYELASGELVSGSSRVIYGCMVLLLLLFGVLMGMQLNRFPQEEFAAIKISAMSYSPYLGAFIFAVGIYLFLSVYRSDFPWILLVLYSALMGQQLGNVAGGGLLGAFLGALSMTLVARGIELAGKTPHFVTLYPAFWFLAPGSLGFIGLANLLGRNYLTSVAEITLFAMTVVAIALGLLVGALLTEPFSDKIRAPGGD from the coding sequence ATGACAGCAGAACTGCTCGAATTCCTTGAGGAGCTGAGCCGCGCCCTCATAGCCTCAGGGAATTCTGTTACAGATACCGAGAGAATCCTGTGGAGTGTCGCCGAGTCCCAGGGCGTGGAGGTTGAGGTCTCGGTCCTCCCAACCATGATCATAATAAAGGCGGAGGGAGAGGTTTCAAGGATGGGCCTTGCAGCCCAGTCCCCCGGGATGATGCCCCTTCACCAGGTCACAGAAATATACAGACTCACCGATGATGTGACATCCCGAAGGATGGAAGTGGGTGAGGCCCTGGGTGAGCTCAGGGGGATATTGAGGGGATCCCACAGGTTCGGGCGCTACGGGATCCTTCTGGGTTATCTTATTCTCTCAATAGGTATAGCACTGCTTATACAGCCAGACCCTGATCTTGTAATTTACTCATCATTTTTCAGCCTTATAGCAGGCTCCCTGATAGTGGTGGGTTACGGTAACAGGAGGCTCTCCCTCATCATGCCTGTACTGGCATCCTTCACGGTTTCTGGTGTTGCCTTCTTCCTGATCAATACCGGTGCCGTGAGCGGGAACCTCACACTCCTTGTACCTCCGCTGATATACTTTATCCCCGGTGTAACCCTAACCACCGGCATCTATGAACTTGCAAGTGGTGAACTGGTTTCAGGGTCAAGCAGGGTGATATACGGGTGCATGGTTCTTCTCCTCCTCCTGTTTGGTGTCCTGATGGGTATGCAGCTTAACAGGTTTCCGCAGGAGGAATTTGCAGCCATAAAAATATCAGCCATGAGCTACAGCCCGTATCTGGGGGCATTCATATTTGCCGTTGGTATATATCTCTTCCTCTCTGTCTACCGGAGTGATTTTCCATGGATACTTCTTGTGCTCTACAGTGCACTCATGGGACAGCAGCTGGGAAATGTAGCTGGAGGAGGACTCCTCGGGGCATTTCTGGGGGCCCTGTCAATGACACTGGTTGCCAGGGGCATTGAGCTTGCAGGTAAGACTCCGCACTTCGTCACCCTCTACCCGGCCTTCTGGTTCCTTGCTCCGGGGTCCCTGGGTTTCATAGGACTCGCAAATCTTCTGGGGAGGAACTATCTGACATCCGTGGCTGAGATAACACTCTTCGCAATGACTGTGGTTGCAATAGCCCTTGGACTGCTTGTTGGCGCACTGCTCACGGAACCATTCAGTGATAAAATAAGAGCCCCGGGCGGGGATTGA
- a CDS encoding MBL fold metallo-hydrolase, whose translation MVADDFATITQKRMTGGLRIDGIAGMNIHIDPGPGALVRSYQFDSDPRKLDAVMVSHSHTDHYTDAEVLIEAMTRGMTRQRGTILGSLSVMEGYRDWGPCISEYHMRRSRCITLSAGETVDIGDLEVTGTGTVHGDPTGVGFRLRTDDLSVSYTSDTEYFDGLADYHRGADVLISSVIRPGDEHIRGHMCTDDFIKLVEDVKPGIAVMTHLGMKMILNDPEMEAFRSRRQRVSGHWQRGMA comes from the coding sequence GTGGTGGCGGACGATTTCGCCACCATAACACAGAAAAGGATGACCGGCGGGCTGAGGATTGATGGAATCGCCGGCATGAACATCCACATCGACCCGGGTCCAGGGGCGCTTGTGAGGTCCTATCAGTTTGACTCTGACCCCAGGAAGCTGGATGCTGTGATGGTATCCCACTCACACACTGACCACTACACCGATGCAGAGGTACTCATAGAGGCAATGACCAGGGGCATGACGCGCCAGAGGGGCACCATCCTGGGAAGTTTAAGTGTAATGGAGGGTTACAGGGACTGGGGGCCATGCATATCAGAGTACCATATGAGAAGATCACGATGCATAACACTATCAGCCGGTGAGACAGTGGATATAGGGGATCTTGAGGTTACAGGTACAGGCACCGTCCATGGGGACCCGACAGGTGTGGGGTTCAGGTTAAGGACTGATGATCTTTCAGTGTCCTATACCTCGGATACAGAGTACTTCGATGGACTTGCCGATTACCACCGGGGGGCGGATGTCCTCATATCAAGCGTCATAAGACCAGGGGATGAGCATATAAGGGGCCACATGTGTACGGATGATTTCATAAAACTTGTGGAGGATGTGAAACCTGGTATTGCAGTGATGACCCACCTTGGAATGAAGATGATACTCAACGACCCTGAGATGGAGGCATTCAGGTCCAGGAGGCAACGGGTATCAGGACACTGGCAGCGAGGGATGGCATGA